One region of Carbonactinospora thermoautotrophica genomic DNA includes:
- the sigM gene encoding RNA polymerase sigma factor SigM, with protein MAELADGELLARHVDGDREAFAQLVRRHRDRLWAVALRTLGDPEDAADALQDALVSAYRKADRFRGESAVTTWLYRIVVNACLDLARRRAVRSTQALDAETAERLPAADGAPDAIERQELRLDLVSALDTLSAEQRAALVLVDMQGYSVVEAAEILGVPPGTVKSRCARGRAKLLPLVRNLREAGNRPGAGNVPVADRDNPRGVEGGGSGP; from the coding sequence CTGGCCGAGCTGGCTGACGGCGAACTGCTGGCCCGGCACGTGGACGGGGACCGGGAGGCGTTCGCCCAGCTGGTACGGCGGCACCGGGACCGCCTGTGGGCGGTGGCGCTGCGGACGCTCGGCGACCCGGAGGACGCGGCCGACGCGCTGCAGGACGCGTTGGTGTCCGCCTACCGGAAGGCGGACCGGTTCCGGGGGGAGTCCGCCGTCACCACGTGGCTGTACCGGATCGTGGTCAATGCCTGCCTGGATCTGGCGCGGCGCCGGGCGGTCCGGTCCACGCAGGCGCTGGACGCCGAGACGGCGGAGCGCTTACCCGCGGCGGACGGGGCCCCGGACGCGATCGAGCGGCAGGAGCTGAGGCTGGATCTGGTCTCGGCGCTGGACACCCTGTCAGCCGAGCAGCGGGCGGCCCTCGTGCTCGTGGACATGCAGGGGTACTCGGTGGTGGAGGCCGCGGAGATCCTCGGCGTGCCGCCGGGCACGGTGAAGAGCCGCTGCGCCCGCGGTCGGGCCAAGCTGCTGCCGCTCGTACGAAACCTGCGTGAGGCAGGGAACCGCCCGGGCGCCGGAAACGTCCCAGTTGCGGACCGTGACAACCCGCGCGGTGTCGAGGGAGGTGGGAGCGGGCCGTGA
- a CDS encoding anti-sigma factor family protein: protein MTEDSAVSTRWTAGHPDPETISDYLEGLLSRPAARRVEVHLRRCGSCRDTQAALGEVRELLAASDAGPMPPQVAARIEAALASPGERVSGDAGPTTPGEPAASMTSRKRSRRSAWLLRAAAAVAVVAAGVGIVPQLLPGVWPRQNSATSTNAPAPARSGQPGSGGQQESSPRLSGLPGPVLYRGRPYAAAQFGTQVHELLREAATIRPFQGRPPSGSQGGVPYDGDAASVVGCVREATGRPGDPPVVVDFGTYEGRQAAVVVLHDETNPALLDAYVVPASCPAHPPVLVRQVMLP from the coding sequence GTGACCGAAGACAGCGCGGTGTCGACGAGGTGGACCGCCGGGCACCCGGACCCCGAGACGATCTCGGACTACCTCGAGGGCCTGCTCTCCAGACCGGCCGCCCGTCGGGTGGAGGTGCACCTGCGCCGGTGCGGATCCTGCCGGGACACCCAGGCGGCGCTCGGCGAGGTACGCGAACTGCTCGCGGCGAGCGACGCCGGACCGATGCCGCCTCAAGTCGCCGCGCGGATCGAGGCGGCGCTCGCGTCCCCGGGCGAGCGGGTGTCCGGGGACGCGGGGCCGACCACGCCAGGGGAGCCGGCCGCGTCCATGACCTCCCGGAAGCGATCGCGGCGATCCGCGTGGCTGCTGCGCGCCGCGGCAGCCGTGGCGGTGGTGGCGGCGGGCGTCGGCATCGTGCCGCAGCTGCTGCCGGGGGTGTGGCCCCGGCAGAACTCCGCGACCAGCACCAACGCCCCCGCGCCAGCCCGGAGCGGGCAGCCGGGCTCAGGCGGTCAGCAAGAAAGCAGCCCGCGGCTCAGCGGCCTCCCCGGCCCGGTCCTGTACCGGGGCCGCCCGTACGCCGCGGCCCAGTTCGGGACGCAGGTTCATGAGCTGTTGCGGGAAGCCGCCACCATCCGACCGTTCCAGGGCCGGCCTCCGAGCGGCAGCCAGGGTGGCGTGCCGTACGACGGAGATGCCGCCTCGGTCGTGGGCTGCGTGCGGGAGGCCACCGGCCGACCCGGCGACCCTCCGGTCGTGGTCGACTTCGGCACGTACGAAGGCCGGCAGGCCGCCGTGGTGGTCCTCCACGACGAGACGAACCCCGCGCTGCTCGACGCGTACGTCGTCCCGGCGAGCTGCCCGGCGCACCCCCCCGTGCTGGTTCGCCAGGTGATGTTGCCCTGA
- the trxB gene encoding thioredoxin-disulfide reductase — translation MSDVRNVVIIGSGPAGYTAAIYAARADLKPLVFEGAVTAGGALMNTTEVENFPGFPDGIMGPDLMDNLRKQAERFGAELITDDIVEVDLTGDIKILKDGSGNTYRARSVIIATGSKYRELGLENEKRLSGHGVSWCATCDGFFFRGQDIAVIGGGDSAIEEATFLTRFARSVTVIHRRDRLRASKIMQQRAFANDKIRFIWDTEVVDVLGEDKVSGLRLRNKKTGEVFELAVTGVFIAIGHEPRSELFRGQVERDENGYILVEHPTTKTNVPGVFACGDVVDHIYRQAVTAAGTGCAAALDAERYLAALEDARTGGAVGPAAEATATAE, via the coding sequence GTGAGCGACGTTCGCAACGTGGTCATCATCGGTTCGGGGCCCGCCGGGTACACCGCGGCGATCTACGCGGCGCGGGCGGATCTGAAGCCGCTGGTGTTCGAGGGCGCGGTGACAGCGGGTGGCGCGCTGATGAACACCACCGAGGTGGAGAACTTCCCCGGCTTCCCGGATGGGATCATGGGACCGGACTTGATGGACAACCTGCGCAAGCAGGCGGAGCGGTTCGGCGCCGAGCTGATCACCGATGACATCGTCGAGGTCGATCTGACCGGCGACATCAAGATCCTCAAGGACGGCTCGGGTAACACCTACCGGGCGAGGAGCGTGATCATCGCCACCGGGTCGAAGTACCGCGAGCTCGGCCTGGAGAACGAGAAGCGGCTGTCCGGCCACGGGGTCTCCTGGTGTGCCACCTGTGACGGCTTCTTCTTCCGCGGCCAGGACATCGCCGTGATCGGCGGTGGGGACTCGGCGATCGAGGAGGCCACGTTCCTGACCCGGTTCGCCCGCTCGGTGACCGTGATCCACCGCCGCGACAGGCTGCGCGCGTCCAAGATCATGCAGCAGCGTGCGTTCGCCAACGACAAGATCCGTTTCATCTGGGACACCGAGGTCGTCGACGTCCTGGGTGAGGACAAGGTGTCTGGTCTGAGGCTGCGCAACAAGAAGACCGGGGAGGTCTTCGAGCTGGCGGTGACCGGGGTGTTCATCGCGATCGGGCACGAGCCGCGCAGCGAGCTGTTCCGCGGTCAGGTGGAGCGCGACGAGAACGGCTACATCCTGGTCGAACACCCCACCACCAAGACCAACGTCCCGGGCGTGTTCGCCTGCGGTGACGTGGTCGACCACATCTACCGTCAGGCGGTCACCGCGGCCGGCACCGGCTGCGCCGCGGCCCTGGACGCCGAACGGTACCTCGCCGCGCTGGAGGACGCGAGAACGGGCGGCGCGGTGGGCCCGGCCGCGGAGGCGACCGCCACGGCCGAGTGA
- the trxA gene encoding thioredoxin, protein METSKERLVGAATKIVTDASFEAEVLDSDKPVVVDFWAEWCGPCKQIAPILDEIASEYADKITIAKLNVDENPQTAMKYGVTSIPTLAVYQDGKVVKTIIGARPKPVLLKDLEEFI, encoded by the coding sequence ATCGAAACGAGCAAGGAGCGTCTCGTGGGAGCTGCCACCAAGATCGTGACCGACGCGAGCTTCGAAGCGGAGGTCCTGGATAGCGACAAGCCGGTCGTCGTCGACTTCTGGGCTGAGTGGTGCGGCCCGTGCAAGCAGATCGCCCCGATCCTGGACGAGATCGCGAGCGAGTACGCCGACAAGATCACGATCGCGAAGCTCAACGTGGACGAGAACCCGCAGACCGCCATGAAGTACGGCGTCACGTCAATCCCGACGCTGGCGGTGTACCAGGATGGCAAGGTCGTGAAGACGATCATCGGAGCCCGTCCGAAGCCTGTCCTCCTGAAGGACCTGGAAGAGTTCATCTGA
- a CDS encoding N-acetylmuramoyl-L-alanine amidase: MTSQRYYRLGDTGAAVAEIRAKLATLGLLPADEATMGSAAMADAVFDAQVDQAVRCFQQQRALTVDGVVGPQTYRALDEARWKLGDRILQYSVSHLMSGDDVAQLQRRLLDMGFDCGRVDGIFGKDTERALREFQRNVGLAPDGQCGPRTLKALSRLSRTVVGGEPYAMRESEMIHQAGPSLHGKTVVIDPGHGGGDRGVVANGLEEAAVVWDLANRVEGRLAATGVQAYLTRGVEGELDEVARAHFANATGADLVISLHVDRHRNPVANGVAAYYYGNDRFGHHSAVGEKFAGLVQREIVARTGMLDCLTHERTWDLLRRTRMPAVRIELGYLTNPGDAARLADPGFRDTVAEAIVVAVQRLYLPPEDDAPTGMLHLPELIK; the protein is encoded by the coding sequence ATGACCTCGCAGCGGTACTACCGACTCGGGGACACCGGAGCTGCCGTGGCGGAGATCCGGGCCAAACTCGCGACGCTGGGGCTGCTGCCCGCCGACGAGGCGACGATGGGCTCGGCCGCGATGGCCGACGCCGTCTTCGACGCACAGGTGGACCAGGCCGTCCGGTGTTTTCAGCAGCAGCGTGCGCTCACCGTCGACGGCGTCGTGGGGCCGCAGACGTACCGGGCGTTGGACGAGGCCCGGTGGAAGCTGGGCGATCGCATCCTGCAGTACTCCGTCAGCCATCTCATGTCCGGGGACGACGTGGCCCAGTTGCAGCGGCGGCTGCTGGACATGGGGTTCGACTGCGGGCGCGTGGACGGGATCTTCGGGAAGGACACCGAGCGCGCGCTCCGGGAGTTCCAGCGCAACGTCGGCCTGGCTCCCGACGGCCAGTGCGGCCCGCGCACGCTCAAAGCCCTCAGCCGACTGTCCCGCACCGTGGTCGGCGGGGAACCGTACGCGATGCGGGAGTCCGAGATGATCCACCAGGCCGGGCCGAGCCTGCACGGCAAGACCGTGGTGATCGACCCGGGGCACGGCGGCGGCGACCGCGGGGTGGTCGCGAACGGCTTGGAGGAAGCGGCCGTGGTCTGGGACCTGGCCAACCGGGTGGAGGGGCGGTTGGCGGCGACCGGGGTGCAGGCCTACCTGACGCGTGGCGTCGAGGGTGAGCTGGACGAGGTGGCCCGCGCGCACTTCGCGAACGCCACCGGCGCGGACCTGGTCATCTCGCTGCACGTGGACCGGCATCGGAACCCGGTCGCGAACGGGGTGGCCGCGTACTACTACGGCAACGACCGGTTCGGCCACCATTCGGCAGTGGGCGAGAAGTTCGCCGGCCTGGTCCAGCGTGAGATCGTGGCACGGACCGGGATGCTGGACTGCCTGACGCACGAGCGCACCTGGGACCTGCTGCGCCGGACGAGGATGCCGGCCGTACGCATCGAGCTCGGATACCTCACCAACCCGGGGGACGCCGCCCGGTTGGCCGACCCCGGCTTCCGGGACACCGTGGCGGAGGCGATCGTCGTGGCGGTGCAACGGCTGTACCTGCCACCCGAGGACGACGCTCCGACCGGGATGTTGCACTTGCCCGAGTTGATCAAGTAA
- a CDS encoding LLM class F420-dependent oxidoreductase — protein MKFGVSTFVTDEGIHPTEFARALEERGFESLFVPEHSHIPVNEQTWPDGSRLPRVYSRSLDPFVTLSAAAAVTERLRLGTGIVLAVQRDPITLAKEVASLDHLSGGRMVLGIGSGWNRTEMRNHGTDPATRLALLRERVLAMKEIWTKDEAEFHGRYVDFGPILSWPKPKQRPHPPILLGGGGPTTFARIVEYGDGWLAPPGLSLDKLTHGVRALQRLARDRGREDVSVTAYLSPGAEAADVARLAELGVARVLFGIDTAPRDETLRTLDELTKLISS, from the coding sequence ATGAAGTTCGGAGTGTCCACCTTCGTCACGGACGAGGGTATCCACCCGACGGAGTTCGCACGGGCGCTGGAGGAACGCGGCTTCGAGTCGCTGTTCGTTCCCGAGCACAGCCACATTCCGGTGAACGAGCAGACATGGCCGGACGGGAGCCGGCTGCCGCGCGTGTACTCCCGGTCACTCGATCCCTTCGTGACCCTCAGCGCGGCCGCAGCCGTCACCGAACGCCTGCGGCTGGGTACCGGAATCGTCCTCGCCGTCCAGCGCGACCCGATCACCCTGGCCAAGGAGGTGGCGAGCCTGGACCACCTTTCCGGCGGGCGGATGGTCCTCGGGATCGGCTCGGGGTGGAACCGTACGGAGATGCGGAATCACGGTACCGACCCGGCGACCCGTCTGGCCCTGCTGCGCGAGCGCGTCCTGGCGATGAAGGAGATCTGGACCAAGGACGAGGCCGAGTTCCACGGGCGGTACGTGGACTTCGGCCCGATCCTCTCCTGGCCCAAGCCGAAGCAGCGTCCCCACCCGCCGATCCTCCTCGGCGGCGGGGGCCCCACCACGTTCGCGCGCATCGTCGAGTACGGGGACGGCTGGCTGGCCCCGCCCGGCCTCAGCCTGGACAAGCTGACCCACGGTGTCAGGGCACTCCAGCGGCTCGCGCGGGACCGTGGACGGGAGGACGTGTCCGTCACCGCGTACCTGTCGCCGGGTGCTGAGGCGGCGGACGTCGCACGTCTTGCGGAGCTCGGCGTGGCGCGGGTGCTGTTCGGCATCGACACGGCGCCGCGTGACGAGACGCTGCGTACGCTCGACGAGCTGACCAAGCTGATCAGTTCTTGA
- a CDS encoding GNAT family N-acetyltransferase, with product MARRLVNITLDNLNDLPRRCRRCVFWELDPVSRQRAEEAGNPELEKESWVSATLLEWGSCGKIVYVDAVPAGFVMYAPPAYVPRSVAFPTSPVSADAVLLMTAHVLPEFAGGGLGRMLIQGVAKDLQRRGIKAIEAFGDAKWEKPACLIPADHLLAVGFKTVRPHPRFPRLRLELKNALSWREDVEVALERLLGSMQPEPAFRPV from the coding sequence GTGGCGCGTCGCCTCGTCAACATCACGCTCGACAATCTGAACGACCTGCCGAGGCGTTGTCGGCGGTGCGTCTTTTGGGAACTCGACCCGGTCAGCCGGCAGCGTGCGGAAGAGGCTGGAAACCCCGAGCTCGAAAAGGAGTCCTGGGTTTCCGCGACGCTGCTCGAATGGGGTTCGTGCGGCAAGATCGTGTACGTCGACGCCGTGCCGGCGGGGTTCGTCATGTACGCGCCGCCGGCGTACGTCCCACGGTCTGTCGCCTTTCCCACCAGCCCGGTGAGCGCGGACGCGGTACTGCTCATGACCGCGCACGTCCTCCCCGAGTTCGCCGGCGGCGGGCTGGGGCGGATGCTCATCCAGGGGGTCGCCAAGGATCTGCAGCGGCGTGGCATCAAGGCCATCGAGGCTTTCGGCGACGCCAAGTGGGAGAAGCCGGCCTGCCTCATCCCGGCGGACCACCTGCTCGCGGTCGGTTTCAAGACGGTGCGGCCACACCCGCGCTTTCCGCGTCTGCGGCTCGAACTCAAGAACGCGCTGTCGTGGCGGGAGGATGTCGAGGTCGCGCTCGAGCGACTCCTCGGCTCCATGCAGCCGGAGCCTGCGTTCCGGCCCGTCTAG
- a CDS encoding aminotransferase-like domain-containing protein, with translation MNVRSRLDAHVDRYAARTRGMTASEIRALFAVATRPEVISLAGGMPYLSALPMDAVSSVVERLVMERGAVALQYGSAQGDQKLREQICEVMALEGIQADADDVIVTVGSQQALDLVTRIFIDPGDVILAEAPSYVGALSTFASYQAQVVHVEMDDDGLVPDRLRDTIKSLKSAGRRPKFLYTIPNFHNPAGVSLSLERRREVAEICREHDLLILEDNPYGLLGFDEEPMDALYAHAPDRVIYLGTFSKTFAPGFRVGWAVAPHGVREKMVLAAEAAVLCPPVFSQLAVSAYLETEPWKDQIKKYQELYRERRDAMLSALEDMMPPSVTWTKPTGGFYVWLTLPNGLDSKAMLPRAVTARVAYVPGTAFFADGSGSTALRLSYCYPTPERIREGIRRLAGVLEDELELHSTFGTGPRRPQRGQAGSELASAPYPDLA, from the coding sequence GTGAACGTCCGATCGCGGCTCGATGCGCACGTGGACCGCTACGCGGCACGTACCCGGGGCATGACGGCCTCCGAAATCCGAGCTCTGTTCGCGGTCGCCACGCGGCCTGAGGTCATCTCGCTCGCCGGCGGCATGCCCTACCTGTCCGCCCTCCCCATGGACGCGGTCAGCTCGGTGGTCGAGCGTCTCGTCATGGAGCGCGGTGCCGTGGCCCTGCAGTACGGCTCGGCCCAGGGCGACCAGAAGCTGCGCGAGCAGATCTGCGAGGTCATGGCGTTGGAGGGCATCCAGGCAGACGCGGACGACGTCATCGTCACCGTCGGCTCCCAGCAGGCGCTCGACCTGGTGACCAGGATCTTCATCGATCCGGGGGACGTCATCCTCGCGGAGGCGCCCTCGTACGTGGGCGCGCTGTCGACTTTCGCCTCGTACCAGGCACAGGTCGTGCACGTGGAGATGGATGACGACGGTCTGGTCCCCGATCGCCTGCGTGACACGATCAAGTCGCTGAAGTCGGCCGGAAGGCGGCCGAAGTTCCTCTACACGATCCCGAACTTCCACAACCCGGCCGGGGTCTCGCTCTCGCTGGAACGCCGTCGCGAAGTGGCGGAGATCTGCCGCGAGCACGACCTGCTCATCCTGGAGGACAACCCGTACGGGCTGCTCGGCTTCGACGAGGAGCCGATGGACGCCCTGTACGCGCACGCTCCGGACCGCGTCATCTACCTCGGCACCTTCTCCAAGACATTCGCGCCCGGCTTCCGGGTCGGATGGGCGGTGGCTCCGCACGGGGTGCGTGAGAAGATGGTCCTCGCAGCCGAGGCGGCGGTCCTGTGCCCGCCGGTGTTCTCGCAACTCGCGGTCTCCGCGTACCTGGAGACCGAACCGTGGAAGGACCAGATCAAGAAGTACCAGGAGCTGTACCGGGAGCGCCGCGACGCCATGCTCTCGGCGCTGGAGGACATGATGCCGCCCAGCGTCACCTGGACGAAGCCCACGGGCGGCTTCTACGTGTGGCTGACGCTGCCGAATGGGCTGGACTCCAAGGCGATGCTTCCGAGAGCCGTCACGGCCCGCGTCGCGTACGTGCCTGGGACCGCGTTCTTCGCCGACGGCTCCGGCTCCACTGCGCTGCGCCTCTCGTACTGCTACCCCACTCCGGAACGGATTCGCGAAGGTATTCGCCGGCTGGCCGGAGTCCTCGAGGATGAGCTGGAGCTGCATTCGACGTTCGGCACCGGGCCTCGGCGGCCGCAGCGCGGACAGGCTGGCAGCGAGCTCGCGAGCGCTCCCTACCCGGATCTCGCCTGA